Proteins encoded by one window of Micromonospora coxensis:
- a CDS encoding NAD(P)/FAD-dependent oxidoreductase, with translation MAGNTEVVVVGGGYAGVMAANRLTQRDDVTVTVVNPRPTFVARLRLHQLVGGSHPAVVDYREVLADRVRLVVDTVTRVDPAGRRVILADGRPIGYDYLVYAAGSGDTDRRVPGAAEFTHPIATLEAAQRLRSVLDTTPATARLTVVGAGPTGIETAAELAEQGRPVTLVCGGVLGRYLHPRARRTASKRLAALGVTVIEGPDAKVTAVTRESVRLGDGRELPSGVTVWTAGFAVPDLAARSGLRTDAAGRLVTDETLTSVDDERIVAAGDCAAPSNLPLRMSAYVASCLGAHAADTVLHRITGGQPTPVSVLFTAMCVSLGRHSGVYQLARRDDTAMPLYVSGRAGAKLKEIACDFSVKHLVDEARRPGTHTWLRNSHRQRLLRAEQARVATHQ, from the coding sequence ATGGCGGGCAACACCGAGGTGGTCGTGGTCGGCGGCGGTTACGCCGGCGTCATGGCGGCCAACCGGCTGACCCAGCGCGACGACGTGACCGTCACCGTGGTCAATCCGCGCCCGACGTTCGTGGCGCGGCTGCGCCTGCACCAACTGGTCGGCGGATCGCATCCGGCCGTCGTCGACTACCGGGAGGTCCTGGCCGACCGCGTCCGGCTGGTCGTCGACACGGTGACCCGGGTCGACCCGGCCGGACGCCGCGTGATCCTGGCCGACGGCCGCCCGATCGGCTACGACTACCTGGTCTACGCCGCCGGCAGCGGCGACACCGACCGGCGGGTGCCGGGCGCGGCGGAGTTCACCCACCCGATCGCCACCCTGGAGGCGGCGCAGCGGCTGCGGTCGGTCCTCGACACCACGCCGGCGACGGCCCGTCTGACGGTCGTCGGGGCCGGCCCGACCGGCATCGAGACCGCCGCCGAGCTGGCGGAGCAGGGCCGCCCGGTGACCCTGGTCTGCGGAGGCGTGCTGGGCCGGTACCTGCACCCCCGCGCGCGGCGCACCGCGTCCAAGCGGCTCGCCGCGCTCGGCGTCACCGTGATCGAGGGCCCGGACGCGAAGGTCACCGCGGTCACCCGCGAGAGCGTGCGGCTCGGTGACGGCCGCGAGCTGCCCAGCGGGGTCACCGTCTGGACCGCCGGGTTCGCCGTGCCCGACCTCGCCGCGCGCAGCGGACTGCGCACCGACGCCGCGGGTCGCCTGGTCACGGACGAGACGCTGACCAGCGTCGACGACGAGCGCATCGTCGCCGCCGGGGACTGCGCCGCGCCGTCGAACCTGCCGCTGCGGATGAGCGCCTACGTCGCGAGCTGCCTGGGCGCACACGCCGCCGACACGGTGCTGCACCGGATCACCGGCGGGCAGCCCACGCCGGTGAGCGTGCTCTTCACCGCCATGTGCGTCAGTCTCGGTCGCCACAGCGGGGTCTACCAGCTCGCCCGCCGCGACGACACCGCGATGCCGCTGTACGTCAGCGGCCGGGCCGGCGCGAAGCTCAAGGAGATCGCCTGCGACTTCAGCGTCAAGCACCTGGTGGACGAGGCGCGCCGGCCCGGCACCCACACGTGGCTCAGGAACAGCCATCGGCAGCGGCTGCTGCGGGCCGAACAGGCGCGGGTCGCGACCCACCAGTGA
- a CDS encoding cation diffusion facilitator family transporter — MTGGLGERVNDHDHGHPHEHHDHGGRLVGRWRRLTHLVVPHSHDSRTKIDPALESSRAGLRALWISLLGLGATAAAQAVIVVLSGSVALLGDTLHNVADALTAVPLAIAFLLGRRAATRAYTYGYGRAEDLAGIVIVLVIAGSAVAAAWTAVARLLHTTEVTHLPWVAAAGLVGFVGNETVARYRIRVGRRIGSAALVADGLHARTDGYTSLAVLAAAGGAALGWRWADPAIGLIIAVAITVVLKDAAREVYRRLMDAVDPDLVDRAETTLRAVPGVQDVTAVRLRWIGHRLHAEADLVVAADLSLLAAHEIAADAEHQLTHAVPRLATATVHTDPDSHPGGHHHTDLSHRRRQAASQPAGPAATRHG; from the coding sequence GTGACCGGCGGACTGGGGGAACGGGTGAACGACCACGACCACGGCCACCCACACGAGCACCACGACCACGGCGGGCGGCTCGTCGGCCGGTGGCGCCGGCTGACCCACCTCGTCGTCCCGCACTCGCACGACTCCCGTACGAAGATCGACCCGGCGCTGGAGTCGTCCCGTGCCGGCCTGCGCGCCCTGTGGATCTCACTGCTCGGCCTCGGGGCCACCGCGGCCGCCCAGGCGGTCATCGTCGTCCTCTCCGGTTCGGTGGCCCTGCTCGGCGACACCCTGCACAACGTCGCCGACGCCCTGACCGCCGTGCCGCTGGCCATCGCCTTCCTGCTCGGCCGCCGCGCCGCGACCCGCGCCTACACCTACGGCTACGGGCGCGCCGAAGACCTCGCCGGCATCGTCATCGTCCTGGTGATCGCCGGCTCCGCCGTCGCCGCCGCCTGGACCGCCGTCGCCCGGCTGCTGCATACGACCGAGGTGACCCACCTGCCCTGGGTCGCCGCCGCCGGCCTCGTCGGATTCGTCGGCAACGAGACCGTCGCCCGGTACCGCATCCGGGTCGGCCGGCGTATCGGCTCCGCCGCACTGGTCGCCGACGGCCTGCACGCGCGCACCGACGGCTACACCTCCCTCGCCGTCCTCGCCGCCGCCGGCGGCGCCGCCCTCGGCTGGCGCTGGGCCGACCCCGCCATCGGCCTGATCATCGCCGTCGCCATCACCGTCGTCCTCAAGGACGCCGCCCGCGAGGTCTACCGACGCCTCATGGACGCCGTCGACCCCGATCTCGTCGACCGGGCCGAGACGACCCTCAGGGCCGTGCCCGGCGTCCAGGACGTCACCGCGGTACGACTGCGCTGGATCGGCCACCGGCTGCACGCCGAGGCCGACCTCGTCGTCGCCGCCGACCTGAGCCTCCTCGCCGCACACGAGATCGCCGCCGACGCCGAGCACCAACTGACCCACGCCGTGCCCCGGCTGGCCACCGCCACCGTCCACACCGACCCCGACAGCCACCCCGGCGGACACCACCACACCGACCTGTCCCACCGACGCCGGCAGGCCGCTTCCCAGCCGGCGGGGCCCGCCGCGACGCGGCACGGCTGA
- a CDS encoding epoxide hydrolase family protein, with protein sequence MTATAFRISVPDDVLDDLRSRLVRTRFTTASDTTAWAAGVDPGQLRDLVDHWAHGFDWRAAEAALNTFPHYLAEIAGARVHFVHLRAERPAGTPAPLPLVLTHGWPSSFVEMLAVARRLADPVGHGADAADAFDVVVPSLPGFLYSEPVRGPFTRRRVAEVWHALMTGTLGYDRFGAFGGDIGGGVTQWLGALYPGEVTGIHITSAVVTTDFRDQPPTAEEQAYLDALAAYDATDGGYSEIMCTRPDTLAAALADSPAGLLAWIIDKYREWSDCGGDLESQWDRDTILTVATLYWVTGTIGSSFQQYYHYPLNRPVPAVTVPAAVTLSHEPAYAGLPRSLTERVLTDLRHWSTPGRGGHFMAHEEPEQVADELRTFFRPLRSDG encoded by the coding sequence ATGACAGCAACGGCTTTCCGTATCTCCGTCCCCGACGACGTCCTCGACGACCTCCGTTCGCGGCTGGTCCGCACGAGGTTCACGACGGCGTCCGACACCACCGCTTGGGCGGCCGGGGTCGATCCCGGCCAGCTGCGCGACCTCGTCGACCACTGGGCGCACGGCTTCGACTGGCGCGCGGCGGAGGCCGCCCTCAACACGTTTCCCCACTACCTGGCCGAGATCGCCGGGGCGCGGGTGCACTTCGTGCACCTGCGGGCCGAGCGTCCGGCGGGCACACCGGCGCCGCTGCCGCTGGTCCTGACCCACGGCTGGCCGAGCAGCTTCGTGGAGATGCTGGCCGTCGCCCGGCGCCTGGCGGACCCGGTCGGCCACGGCGCCGACGCCGCCGACGCGTTCGACGTGGTCGTCCCCTCGCTGCCGGGCTTCCTGTACTCCGAACCGGTGCGAGGGCCGTTCACCCGCAGGCGGGTCGCCGAGGTCTGGCATGCGCTCATGACCGGGACCCTCGGCTACGACCGCTTCGGAGCCTTCGGCGGCGACATCGGCGGTGGGGTCACCCAGTGGCTGGGCGCCCTCTACCCCGGCGAGGTCACCGGCATCCACATCACCTCCGCCGTGGTGACGACCGACTTCCGGGACCAGCCGCCGACGGCCGAGGAGCAGGCGTACCTCGACGCCCTCGCCGCGTACGACGCCACCGACGGCGGCTACAGCGAGATCATGTGCACCCGACCGGACACCCTCGCCGCCGCCCTGGCGGACTCCCCGGCGGGACTCCTCGCCTGGATCATCGACAAGTACCGCGAGTGGAGCGACTGCGGCGGCGACCTGGAGTCCCAATGGGACAGGGACACCATCCTGACCGTCGCGACGCTCTACTGGGTGACCGGCACCATCGGCTCGTCGTTCCAGCAGTACTACCACTACCCGCTGAACCGGCCGGTCCCGGCGGTGACCGTGCCCGCCGCGGTCACCCTGAGCCACGAGCCGGCGTACGCGGGCCTGCCCCGCAGCCTCACCGAACGGGTCCTCACCGACCTTCGGCACTGGAGCACGCCGGGCCGGGGTGGCCACTTCATGGCCCACGAGGAGCCCGAACAGGTGGCCGACGAACTGCGCACGTTCTTCCGCCCGCTGAGATCCGACGGCTGA
- a CDS encoding DUF3800 domain-containing protein, producing MRLPLQGGLPPVDTVTDAVVRIACDESGFSGTNLLDPATPVITHASVDLSVDEAVELIAALRSRFRFSPNEFKSGQFRRSPNAREALEWLLTALSGRARVHLVDKEYFLVTRIVDLLLAEPSYAAGTRLSEERRPAALAVYRAGRSAGPDWPVFLAAFVDLVRTKRRHRPDRPALERFFQARDALVRARLGAPAATVLDGLDRGRVWAFLTRLFADDRSIPPPLEPMLPALAETVLCWSGGQRQVLVVHDEQSALTAARLTRLRQVLADAAVWPPAGADAAASPLVGLVMVDSRDDPRVQVADLLAGMARRAPGILAGPLQPFVSPTSLHDPDR from the coding sequence GTGAGGCTGCCCCTCCAGGGCGGACTGCCGCCGGTGGACACGGTGACCGACGCCGTCGTGCGGATCGCCTGTGACGAATCCGGGTTCTCCGGCACCAACCTGCTCGATCCGGCCACCCCGGTCATCACGCACGCGAGCGTCGACCTGTCCGTCGACGAGGCCGTCGAGCTGATCGCGGCGCTGCGCTCCCGGTTCCGCTTCTCGCCGAACGAGTTCAAGTCCGGGCAGTTCCGCCGCAGCCCGAACGCCCGGGAGGCGCTGGAGTGGCTCCTGACGGCGCTCAGCGGCCGAGCCCGCGTCCACCTGGTCGACAAGGAGTACTTCCTCGTCACCCGGATCGTCGATCTGCTCCTGGCCGAGCCGTCGTACGCGGCCGGCACCCGCCTGAGCGAGGAGCGCCGTCCGGCCGCCCTCGCCGTGTACCGGGCCGGGCGCTCGGCCGGTCCCGACTGGCCGGTCTTCCTCGCCGCCTTCGTCGACCTGGTCCGGACCAAGCGGCGGCACCGGCCCGATCGCCCGGCGCTGGAGCGGTTCTTCCAGGCCCGCGACGCGCTGGTACGCGCGCGGCTCGGCGCACCGGCCGCGACCGTCCTGGACGGGCTCGACCGGGGGCGGGTCTGGGCCTTCCTGACCCGTCTCTTCGCCGACGACCGGTCGATCCCGCCGCCGCTGGAGCCGATGCTGCCGGCCCTGGCCGAAACCGTCCTGTGCTGGAGCGGCGGACAGCGGCAGGTGCTGGTGGTCCACGACGAGCAGAGCGCCCTCACGGCCGCCAGGTTGACCCGCCTGCGGCAGGTGCTGGCCGACGCCGCCGTGTGGCCACCGGCGGGCGCCGACGCGGCGGCGTCACCGCTGGTCGGGCTGGTGATGGTCGACTCCCGCGACGACCCCCGGGTCCAGGTCGCCGACCTGCTCGCCGGGATGGCACGCAGGGCGCCGGGGATCCTCGCCGGCCCGCTCCAGCCGTTCGTCTCGCCGACCTCGCTGCACGACCCCGACCGGTGA
- a CDS encoding ABC transporter permease: protein MSTRSHTMVMLRRNFRHVARNPTSVFNSVLMPIVIMLMFVYVFGDAFDVGVDYIDYATPGLVLLAVCYGLGATATAVNSDMTKGIINRFKVMHVSRGAVLTGHVVTSVLTNVVAIAALIGVAFLLGFSPAAGLLDWLGVVGLVVLLGLAAGWLTVALGLAAKSPETAGLAAVPLVMLPFFSSAIVPAEKMGPGVRQFAEYQPFTPIIETLRGLLAGAPSSNDTIAAIAWCVGIAAVGYLWARSTFEKRA, encoded by the coding sequence ATGAGCACCAGATCCCACACGATGGTGATGTTGCGCCGCAACTTCCGGCACGTGGCCCGGAACCCGACCTCGGTGTTCAACTCGGTCCTGATGCCGATCGTGATCATGTTGATGTTCGTCTACGTGTTCGGCGACGCCTTCGACGTCGGCGTCGACTACATCGACTACGCGACGCCTGGACTGGTGCTGCTGGCCGTCTGTTACGGGCTGGGAGCGACCGCGACGGCGGTGAACTCCGACATGACGAAGGGCATCATCAACCGGTTCAAAGTCATGCACGTCTCCCGTGGCGCGGTGCTGACCGGGCACGTCGTCACCAGTGTGTTGACAAACGTGGTCGCCATCGCGGCCCTGATCGGGGTGGCCTTCCTGCTGGGCTTCAGCCCGGCGGCGGGTCTCCTCGACTGGCTCGGCGTGGTCGGCCTCGTCGTCCTGCTCGGTCTCGCGGCCGGCTGGCTCACGGTCGCCCTGGGACTGGCGGCGAAGTCCCCGGAGACGGCGGGTCTGGCCGCCGTGCCGTTGGTCATGCTGCCGTTCTTCAGCAGCGCCATCGTGCCGGCGGAGAAGATGGGGCCGGGCGTGCGGCAGTTCGCCGAGTACCAGCCCTTCACGCCGATCATCGAGACGCTGCGTGGGCTGCTGGCCGGGGCGCCGTCCTCCAACGACACGATCGCCGCCATCGCCTGGTGCGTCGGCATCGCCGCCGTCGGATACCTCTGGGCGCGGTCCACCTTCGAGAAGCGGGCCTGA
- a CDS encoding BTAD domain-containing putative transcriptional regulator: MQIGMLGPFEVRTDGGVVADVPGARLRGLLVALALEPGRVVGKATLVDWIWGEQPPADASNALHRLVSRLRKALPDGSVEGHPDGYRLAVPPEAVDAVRFERLVTAGQARSGDDPQRLELLREALALWRGAALQDVALPDSAACDAAVTRLEGLRLRALEDRFDAEVGLGHGAELITELTDLVAAHPVRERLVAALMRALVAAGRGNEALLVYERTRAALADALGVDPAPELSALHVALLRGELGRREETRRTNLRAELTSFVGRDAEVAVVRELVTGHRLTTLIGPGGSGKTRLATETARTLLDDLPDGAWLVELAAIGADGDVARSTLAGLGLRDALLGEAPNTELTDRIVAAIREREALLILDNCEHVIESAAAFAHRLLGECRRLRILATSREPLGITGEALWLVEPLALPQGDADPGQIETSPAVRLLRDRAGAVRKELAVDADALPTMARICRALDGMPLAIELAAARLRTMSVDQLADGLHDRFRLLTGGSRTALPRHKTLRAVVDWSWELLTDAERTVLRRLSVFSGGASLPAAERVCAGDGVVQEQVLELLTSLAEKSLLLTEVDGAPRYRMIGTIKEYARQRLAEAGESDRARHAHLAYVTELAETAEPHLRRGEQLRWLATLGTEHDNIAAAMRGALAAGEAQAAMRLAAGAGWYWWLGGHKAEGLELVIAATRTPGEVTDEVRAMVYALVVLFLTSGRGDEHDAKEWIHQAYRFSRRSRSRNPVLELVAPLERMLRTPDAHLSAFEPLLDNEDPWVRALARFHLGKMRIMLGRGGRDADRHLEMALAEFRALGERFGISLALTELAERLATRGEFADACAHYEQAIAVVTDVGAVEDVIRMRSRQAQLYWLLGDETSSAAALAEARRCAERVTWPDALVELALSGAEIARWGGDAAQARAQLDVATTILGDDAERSNIRAVTHDLRGYLTDDLDESRAHRTAAYRAATEAGVAPLIAQVLVGVADLALRGDQHEQAARLLAASDGVRGLPDRSHPDAARIERATRRHLGDVRFAEATEQGTRTDWTHLVAVTLAP, translated from the coding sequence GTGCAGATCGGGATGCTCGGGCCGTTCGAGGTGCGTACGGACGGCGGCGTGGTCGCCGACGTGCCGGGCGCACGGCTGCGCGGACTGCTGGTCGCCCTCGCGCTCGAACCCGGACGCGTGGTGGGCAAGGCGACGCTCGTCGACTGGATCTGGGGCGAACAGCCACCCGCCGACGCGTCGAACGCCCTGCACCGGCTGGTCTCCCGGCTCCGCAAGGCGCTGCCGGACGGCTCGGTCGAGGGGCACCCGGACGGCTACCGGTTGGCGGTGCCACCCGAGGCCGTCGACGCCGTGCGCTTCGAACGCCTCGTCACCGCCGGCCAGGCCCGCAGCGGCGACGATCCACAGCGGCTGGAGCTGCTGCGCGAGGCCCTCGCCCTGTGGCGCGGCGCCGCCCTGCAGGACGTCGCCCTGCCGGACAGCGCGGCGTGCGACGCGGCCGTCACCCGGCTCGAAGGGCTGCGCCTGAGGGCCCTGGAGGACCGGTTCGACGCCGAGGTCGGCCTCGGCCACGGGGCCGAGCTGATCACCGAACTGACCGATCTGGTGGCCGCGCACCCGGTACGGGAACGGCTGGTCGCCGCGCTGATGCGCGCCCTCGTCGCGGCGGGTCGCGGCAACGAGGCGCTGCTGGTGTACGAGCGGACGAGAGCGGCCCTGGCCGACGCGCTGGGCGTCGACCCCGCACCGGAGTTGTCCGCGCTGCACGTCGCGCTGCTGCGGGGCGAGCTGGGCCGGCGGGAGGAGACCCGCAGGACCAACCTGCGCGCCGAGCTGACCAGCTTCGTCGGCCGGGACGCCGAGGTCGCGGTGGTCCGCGAACTCGTCACCGGACATCGGCTGACCACCCTGATCGGGCCGGGTGGTTCGGGCAAGACCAGGCTGGCCACGGAGACCGCGCGTACCCTGCTCGACGACCTGCCGGACGGGGCCTGGCTGGTGGAGCTGGCGGCCATCGGCGCCGACGGTGACGTGGCGCGGTCCACCCTCGCCGGGCTCGGCCTGCGCGACGCCCTGCTCGGCGAGGCGCCGAACACGGAGCTGACCGACCGGATCGTCGCCGCCATCCGCGAACGTGAGGCGCTGCTGATCCTGGACAACTGCGAGCACGTCATCGAGTCGGCGGCGGCCTTCGCCCACCGGCTGCTCGGGGAGTGCCGGCGGCTGCGGATCCTGGCGACGAGCCGGGAACCGCTGGGCATCACCGGCGAGGCGCTGTGGCTGGTCGAGCCGCTGGCCCTGCCGCAGGGCGACGCCGACCCGGGCCAGATCGAGACCTCTCCCGCCGTACGGCTGCTGCGCGACCGGGCGGGCGCGGTGCGCAAGGAGTTGGCGGTCGACGCCGACGCGCTGCCGACGATGGCGCGGATCTGCCGGGCGCTGGACGGGATGCCGCTGGCGATCGAGCTGGCCGCGGCCAGGCTGCGCACCATGTCCGTCGACCAACTCGCCGACGGGCTGCACGACCGGTTCCGTCTGCTGACCGGCGGCAGCCGTACCGCGTTGCCGCGGCACAAGACGCTGCGCGCGGTGGTCGACTGGAGCTGGGAGCTGCTCACCGACGCCGAGCGGACGGTGCTGCGCCGGCTGTCGGTGTTCTCCGGCGGGGCCAGCCTGCCCGCCGCCGAGCGGGTCTGCGCCGGCGACGGGGTCGTCCAGGAGCAGGTGCTGGAACTGCTCACCTCGCTGGCCGAGAAGTCCCTGCTGCTCACCGAGGTCGACGGCGCTCCGCGCTACCGGATGATCGGCACGATCAAGGAGTACGCCCGGCAGCGGCTCGCCGAGGCGGGGGAGTCGGACCGGGCCCGGCACGCGCACCTCGCCTACGTCACCGAACTCGCCGAGACCGCCGAGCCGCACCTGCGCCGTGGCGAGCAGCTACGGTGGCTCGCCACCCTCGGGACCGAACACGACAACATCGCCGCGGCGATGCGCGGCGCGCTCGCCGCCGGCGAGGCCCAGGCGGCGATGCGGCTCGCGGCGGGCGCGGGCTGGTACTGGTGGCTCGGCGGGCACAAGGCCGAGGGCCTCGAACTGGTCATCGCCGCCACGAGGACTCCCGGCGAGGTGACCGACGAGGTCCGCGCCATGGTGTACGCCCTGGTCGTGCTCTTCCTGACCTCCGGGCGGGGCGACGAGCACGACGCGAAGGAGTGGATCCACCAGGCGTACCGGTTCAGCCGGCGCAGCCGCTCCCGCAACCCGGTGCTGGAGCTGGTCGCTCCGCTGGAGCGCATGCTGCGCACGCCGGACGCGCACCTGTCCGCGTTCGAGCCGTTGCTCGACAACGAGGACCCCTGGGTACGCGCGCTGGCCCGGTTCCACCTCGGCAAGATGCGGATCATGCTCGGCCGGGGCGGACGCGACGCCGACCGCCATCTCGAGATGGCGCTGGCCGAGTTCCGGGCGCTCGGCGAACGGTTCGGGATCTCCCTGGCGTTGACCGAGCTGGCGGAACGGCTCGCCACGCGTGGCGAGTTCGCCGACGCGTGCGCGCACTACGAGCAGGCGATCGCGGTGGTCACCGACGTCGGCGCCGTCGAGGACGTCATCCGGATGCGGTCACGACAGGCGCAGCTGTACTGGCTGCTCGGCGACGAGACGTCCAGCGCCGCTGCCCTCGCCGAGGCGCGCCGCTGCGCGGAACGGGTCACCTGGCCGGACGCACTGGTCGAGCTGGCCCTGTCCGGGGCGGAGATCGCCCGCTGGGGCGGCGACGCCGCGCAGGCCCGAGCGCAACTCGACGTCGCGACCACCATCCTGGGCGACGACGCGGAGCGGTCGAACATCCGCGCGGTCACCCACGACCTGCGCGGCTACCTCACCGACGACCTCGACGAGTCCCGCGCGCACCGGACGGCGGCCTACCGGGCGGCGACCGAGGCGGGGGTCGCGCCCCTGATCGCACAGGTGCTCGTCGGGGTCGCCGACCTGGCACTGCGCGGCGACCAGCACGAGCAGGCCGCGCGGCTGCTCGCGGCCAGCGACGGCGTGCGCGGACTGCCGGACCGCTCCCACCCGGACGCGGCCCGCATCGAGCGGGCCACGCGGCGCCACCTCGGCGACGTACGGTTCGCCGAGGCGACCGAGCAGGGTACGCGGACGGACTGGACGCACCTGGTCGCGGTCACCCTCGCCCCCTGA
- a CDS encoding ATP-binding cassette domain-containing protein encodes MTRTAIAASGLRKAFGDKVVLDGIDLEVREGTVFSLLGPNGAGKTTTVNLLTTLMRPDGGTARLAGHDLATETRAVRAAIGVTGQFAAVDELLTGQENLQLMADLKGLRADEGRRVGTELLERFDLAQSAQKMVATYSGGMRRKLDLAMTLIGNPRIIFLDEPTTGLDPRSRRTMWSIVRDLVADGVTIFLTTQYLEEADQLADRVAVLDRGRLVAQGTPDELKRRIPGTHVRLRFATVTQLDAAARLFTDHTRDAEALTLRVPSDGGTTSLRALLDRLDEHALSAEEFSVHTPDLDDVFLALTGHTTEVAAK; translated from the coding sequence ATGACACGCACAGCGATTGCCGCCTCCGGGCTGCGCAAGGCCTTCGGGGACAAGGTCGTCCTCGACGGTATCGATCTGGAGGTCCGTGAGGGCACGGTCTTCTCCCTGCTCGGCCCGAACGGGGCGGGCAAGACCACGACGGTGAACCTGCTGACCACGTTGATGAGGCCCGACGGTGGGACCGCCCGCCTCGCCGGGCACGATCTGGCGACCGAGACCAGGGCGGTGCGGGCGGCCATCGGGGTCACCGGCCAGTTCGCCGCGGTCGACGAGCTGCTGACGGGCCAGGAGAACCTGCAGCTGATGGCGGACCTGAAGGGTCTGCGCGCCGACGAGGGCAGGCGGGTCGGCACGGAACTGCTGGAGCGGTTCGACCTGGCGCAGTCGGCGCAGAAGATGGTGGCGACGTACTCCGGGGGGATGCGTCGCAAGCTCGACCTGGCGATGACGCTGATCGGCAACCCGCGGATCATCTTCCTGGACGAGCCGACGACGGGGCTGGACCCGCGCAGTCGCCGCACCATGTGGTCGATCGTGCGGGACCTGGTGGCCGACGGCGTGACCATCTTCCTCACCACCCAGTACCTCGAGGAAGCCGATCAGCTCGCCGACCGGGTCGCGGTGCTCGACCGGGGCCGTCTGGTCGCGCAGGGCACCCCCGACGAGCTGAAGCGCCGGATCCCCGGCACCCACGTCCGGCTCAGGTTCGCCACCGTCACCCAGCTCGACGCGGCGGCACGACTCTTCACCGACCACACACGCGACGCCGAGGCCCTGACCCTGCGGGTGCCCAGCGACGGCGGGACGACCTCGCTGCGGGCGCTGCTGGACCGGCTCGACGAGCACGCGCTCAGCGCCGAGGAGTTCTCCGTGCACACGCCGGACCTCGACGACGTCTTCCTCGCCCTGACGGGCCACACCACGGAGGTGGCAGCGAAATGA
- a CDS encoding ArsR/SmtB family transcription factor — MYARDNVAGASDLQQRLPGDPDVEAATQMLQMLADPTRLRLMSLLGEGEHDVTALVAAVGTTRPAVSQHLGKLRLAGLVSVRRDGRRALYRTRDGHVRRLVAEVLHAAAHRITGEPEHD, encoded by the coding sequence ATGTACGCACGCGACAACGTGGCAGGTGCCAGTGACCTGCAACAACGCCTGCCCGGCGATCCGGACGTCGAGGCGGCCACGCAGATGTTGCAGATGCTGGCCGACCCCACCCGGTTGCGGCTGATGTCGCTGCTCGGCGAGGGCGAGCACGACGTGACGGCGCTGGTCGCGGCGGTGGGCACGACCCGACCGGCGGTGTCACAGCACCTGGGCAAGCTGCGGCTGGCCGGGCTGGTCAGCGTCCGGCGCGACGGCCGCCGGGCGCTGTACCGGACCCGGGACGGACACGTGCGCCGGCTGGTGGCCGAGGTGCTGCACGCGGCGGCGCACCGGATCACCGGCGAACCGGAGCACGACTGA
- a CDS encoding RNA polymerase sigma-70 factor gives MSDQATDAATETFLAHRNLLFTVAYEMLGSAADAEDVLQETWLRWVKVPSRQVRDQRAYLVRITTRLSLNRLRALRRRKESYVGPWLPEPLLTTPDVAEDVELAESMSMALMLVLETLSPTERAVFVLREAFATSYDEIAAAIGKSPAAVRQIAHRARRHVDARRPRRTVPPGQARAVVESLRRALRTGDPQRLLDLLAPDVVLVSDGGGVKHAALRPVVGADRVVRMFLGGLGKLDGTLTGEPTTVNGSPALLVRYQGEIDGVLASRVEDGLIAGLYYVRNPEKLTRLTGETPLTLR, from the coding sequence ATGAGCGACCAGGCCACCGATGCCGCGACCGAGACCTTCCTCGCCCACCGCAACCTGCTCTTCACCGTCGCCTACGAGATGCTCGGATCGGCGGCCGACGCCGAGGACGTCCTGCAGGAGACCTGGCTGCGCTGGGTCAAGGTCCCCTCCCGACAGGTACGCGACCAGCGCGCCTACCTCGTACGGATCACCACCCGACTGTCGCTCAACCGGCTGCGCGCCCTGCGCCGCCGCAAGGAGTCGTACGTCGGTCCCTGGCTGCCCGAGCCGTTGCTCACCACGCCGGACGTGGCCGAGGACGTCGAACTCGCCGAGAGCATGTCGATGGCCCTCATGCTGGTCCTGGAGACCCTGTCACCGACCGAACGCGCCGTCTTCGTCCTGCGTGAGGCCTTCGCCACCAGCTACGACGAGATCGCCGCCGCCATCGGCAAGAGTCCCGCCGCGGTCCGCCAGATCGCCCACCGCGCCCGCCGGCACGTCGACGCCCGCCGACCCCGCCGGACGGTTCCTCCGGGCCAGGCCCGGGCGGTGGTGGAGTCCCTGCGGCGCGCGCTGCGGACCGGAGATCCGCAGCGCCTGCTCGACCTGCTCGCCCCCGACGTCGTCCTGGTCAGCGACGGCGGCGGGGTAAAGCACGCGGCGCTGCGTCCCGTCGTCGGCGCCGACCGGGTGGTCCGCATGTTCCTCGGTGGTCTCGGCAAGCTGGACGGCACCCTCACCGGGGAACCCACCACGGTCAACGGCAGCCCGGCACTGCTCGTCCGGTACCAGGGCGAGATCGACGGCGTCCTGGCCAGCCGGGTCGAGGACGGCCTCATCGCCGGGTTGTACTACGTCCGCAACCCGGAGAAGCTGACCCGCCTCACCGGCGAAACCCCGCTCACCCTGCGCTGA